From the Besnoitia besnoiti strain Bb-Ger1 chromosome Unknown contig00156, whole genome shotgun sequence genome, one window contains:
- a CDS encoding cytochrome b6 subfamily protein (encoded by transcript BESB_029670), whose protein sequence is FVPYLPYYLIGLIFLQTAFGLIELSHPDNSIPVNRFVTPLHIVPEWYFLAYYAVLKVIPSKTGGLLVFMLSTCQ, encoded by the coding sequence tttgttccctatctaccatattatctaattggtttaattttcttacaaacggcttttggtttgattgaattatcgcacccagataactccataccagtgaaccggtttgtaactccgcttcatatcgtacctgaatggtactttttagcatattatgcggtgttaaaagtaatcccatccaaaaccggtggtttgttagtatttatgttatcaacatgtcaatga